A genomic window from Agrobacterium tumefaciens includes:
- a CDS encoding alkaline phosphatase has translation MRKIVAALVATTFLAGAAQAAEVYPLDRATILTGSPFDFKAEFDAVVKPEDVKITVNGQDYKAVLGKDVEFVAEEKNKDKVLGSAVILRGITLANAGDYKVEVSAGSETKNVTWTVYGTPAQAKAKNVIFLIADGLSVAHRTAARIMSKGMTEGKANGRLNMDDVPPVAFIGTSATDAVATDSANTMSAYMTGHKTAVNAIGVYADRTPASLDDPKVETLAEALRRQTKKSIGIISTAELQDATPAAVVAHTRKRGDKADINGMLFDVKPDVLLGGGSAYFLPQATAGSKRKDDKDYIALFKEAGYTLATSKAELATAAGTNTGKILGLFHTGNMDTTLDREFLKKGTTGKFPDQPGLVEMTKVALDNLSKNPEGFFLMVEAANVDKMSHPLDWDRAVVDTIEFDKAIGVAREFAAKNPDTLIIVTGDHTHGVSIIGTVDDDKPGTDMREKVGTYAEAGFPNYEDKDGDGYPDKVDVSRRLFLNANNGPDHYETFRPKLDGPFAPAIQNEKKEYIANEQYKDVPGAVLVTGIIPKSSDSGVHAVDDVVLQAEGPGAEGFRGYMEQSDVYKGLVEAFALGAKQTN, from the coding sequence ATGCGCAAAATTGTTGCTGCTTTGGTCGCTACGACCTTTCTTGCCGGCGCCGCTCAGGCTGCCGAGGTCTATCCGCTTGATCGTGCTACGATCCTGACCGGTTCGCCGTTTGATTTCAAAGCGGAATTCGACGCGGTCGTAAAGCCGGAAGACGTCAAGATCACCGTCAACGGCCAGGATTACAAGGCTGTTCTCGGCAAGGACGTCGAGTTCGTTGCCGAAGAAAAGAACAAGGACAAGGTTCTTGGTTCGGCCGTCATCCTGCGCGGCATCACGCTCGCCAATGCCGGTGATTACAAGGTCGAAGTTTCGGCCGGTTCCGAGACCAAGAACGTGACCTGGACCGTTTATGGCACGCCTGCCCAGGCGAAGGCCAAGAATGTGATCTTCCTGATCGCCGACGGTCTGTCGGTCGCCCATCGTACTGCCGCCCGTATCATGTCCAAGGGCATGACCGAGGGTAAGGCCAATGGCCGTCTCAACATGGATGACGTGCCGCCGGTCGCTTTCATCGGCACCTCCGCCACGGACGCCGTCGCCACCGACAGCGCCAATACCATGTCGGCCTACATGACCGGCCACAAGACCGCCGTGAACGCTATCGGCGTTTATGCCGACCGCACTCCGGCCTCGCTCGACGATCCGAAGGTCGAAACGCTGGCTGAAGCCCTGCGCCGCCAGACCAAGAAGTCGATCGGCATCATCTCCACCGCCGAATTGCAGGATGCGACGCCGGCTGCCGTCGTTGCCCATACCCGCAAGCGTGGCGACAAGGCTGACATTAACGGCATGCTGTTCGACGTGAAGCCGGATGTGCTTCTCGGCGGCGGTTCCGCCTATTTCCTGCCGCAGGCGACCGCCGGTTCCAAGCGCAAGGACGACAAGGACTATATCGCCCTGTTCAAGGAAGCCGGTTACACGCTGGCGACCAGCAAGGCTGAACTTGCAACGGCTGCCGGCACCAACACCGGCAAGATCCTCGGCCTGTTCCACACCGGCAACATGGATACCACGCTTGACCGCGAGTTCCTGAAAAAGGGCACCACGGGCAAGTTCCCGGACCAGCCGGGTCTGGTTGAAATGACCAAGGTTGCGCTCGACAATCTGTCGAAGAACCCGGAAGGCTTCTTCCTGATGGTCGAAGCGGCGAACGTCGACAAGATGTCTCATCCGCTCGACTGGGATCGCGCCGTCGTCGATACGATCGAATTCGACAAGGCCATCGGCGTTGCCCGCGAATTTGCGGCCAAGAACCCCGATACGCTGATCATCGTCACCGGCGACCATACCCACGGCGTTTCCATCATCGGTACTGTTGATGATGACAAGCCCGGCACGGACATGCGCGAAAAGGTCGGCACCTATGCCGAAGCCGGCTTCCCGAATTACGAAGACAAGGACGGCGACGGTTATCCTGACAAGGTCGACGTTTCGCGTCGTCTCTTCCTGAACGCCAATAACGGTCCGGATCACTACGAAACCTTCCGCCCGAAGCTCGATGGCCCGTTTGCGCCGGCCATCCAGAACGAAAAGAAGGAATACATCGCCAACGAGCAATACAAGGATGTTCCCGGTGCCGTGCTGGTCACCGGCATCATTCCGAAGAGCTCCGACAGCGGCGTACACGCGGTTGATGACGTCGTGCTGCAGGCCGAAGGACCCGGCGCCGAAGGCTTCCGCGGTTACATGGAGCAGAGCGATGTCTACAAGGGTCTTGTCGAAGCTTTCGCTCTTGGCGCCAAGCAGACCAACTAA
- a CDS encoding TetR/AcrR family transcriptional regulator has translation MRKPRSEMIAETRAKLLSAGRKAFGSIGYAEASMDDFTAEAGLTRGALYHHFGDKKGLLLAVVAEIDAEMTKRLCEISSKAATRWDGFIDENVGYVRMALEPEIQRIMFRDGPAVLGDPSRWPNANGCISAVARSLEILKQEGAITDIDPEACARFINAASSSAAQWIANSDDPERTSKRAVESFRTLLEGLRIHKG, from the coding sequence ATGCGCAAACCCCGCAGTGAAATGATTGCCGAGACACGGGCAAAGCTTCTGTCCGCCGGTCGAAAGGCGTTTGGCAGCATCGGTTATGCCGAAGCGTCGATGGACGACTTCACCGCCGAGGCGGGGCTGACCCGTGGCGCGCTCTATCACCATTTCGGTGACAAAAAGGGCCTGCTGCTGGCGGTTGTCGCTGAAATTGACGCGGAGATGACAAAAAGACTCTGTGAGATTTCGTCGAAAGCCGCGACCCGGTGGGACGGTTTTATCGATGAGAATGTCGGTTATGTCCGCATGGCTCTTGAGCCGGAAATCCAGCGGATCATGTTTCGCGATGGACCGGCCGTGCTCGGTGATCCCTCCCGCTGGCCAAATGCCAATGGCTGTATTTCCGCTGTTGCGCGGAGCCTTGAAATCCTGAAGCAGGAAGGGGCGATCACCGATATCGACCCGGAGGCATGTGCCCGTTTCATCAACGCGGCAAGCAGCAGCGCCGCCCAGTGGATCGCGAATTCCGACGACCCTGAAAGGACTTCCAAACGGGCAGTTGAAAGCTTCCGGACCTTGCTTGAAGGATTGCGCATTCACAAAGGCTGA